CCTGAGCTTCACTCTTGCCATCATTCTCCCCTCCTCTCAGCCAAGCCCTGTCTGACACTTCTGCAGTCGATCCTGTTTTAGCCCATACCTGAGCAGCCCTTCAGGTGGATTTGGAtaccagcacagcccaggggcttCAGCACATCTCCCTGTGTGCCTGACAGAGCTCACCTGCAGGCCTGCTCAGATTTCAGCTGGGACACTGGGCTTTTACCTGCCTCCTGCTGCACGGACACATCCCGCTGCCAGGGTCCTCACCCCGGgtccccactgtcccagctgcctgccttCTGCTGGGCCAGAATTAGCACAAGTGTTAGGGCCACTCCATTTTccaaaaagatgttttcttaGTTTTAGCTACATGGAAGTTTCTGCAAAGCAGGTTTTTGTGTGTGAAGTGGATTTTCCataggaaataatgaaaatctgGGAAGGAGAAATGAGTTAAAAACTCCTTTGGGTTTTAGGGGCATTTTCCTTGTTTGGCTTTTTGATTTTcaagttttgttttggcttaggaggaggggagaggagacGTAGAGTagagcagctctgcatctcCTACAGCAGGATGTAAACATGGTCTGTCTTTGCCCGCTGAGATGTGGGATCCTGGACTGGGAGCAGATTTGCCAGAGCCTCTCCCAGTCCTCAGCAGAGACAGATCATGGAGCAACCAGAGTCCTCCAGCCTCCTGGGCTGCAACCACATGAATTTGATTTACCTGCTcactttcccctttttcctccctgagcTCAGCTTTAGAAATTCAGCACTGGAACCTGGTCATCCAGGAAGGCACAGGTAAAAAATATGCTGGTTagggctgggatagagttaattttctttacagtagCTGTTACAGGGCTGTGATTTgcatttgtgctggaaacatcATTGATAAGCCAGGGATGTTTCCCctactgctgagcagggctggcacaaaGTCAGGGCCTTTTCTGCTGTCCACCCCACTCCATCCCACTGCTTAGGAGGCTGAGGGGGCACAAAGCCTGCTGTAACCATACAGCCCCTGAAAGATGTTGCTGAAGCACCAGGGAAATGCTGAACTGCAGGTGACTCATCCCAATTTCACTCCTGGCGTGAGTTCCACAAGCTGTGGCCAGTCAGCCATATTCAACCTAAATTACACATGCCCACATGTCAGGGTGGGCATGGCCCAATGAGTTTCAGAAGTGCCCTTACATACAAGATACCTCTAAGCAGCCCCAGCCCACGCAGAggacacagaaaagcagcatttgtcCCTGTGCAGTGCTCCCTCTCCCACTCTCCACACTCCCTCCAGCCATCTGctcactgcctgcagctccctcccagctcgCCCTTTGACGGCAGCAGATCTCTGCcagctggggctctgcctgcctggcatTCCTGgcttgctcctgctgctccccagggagctgctcttgcTGTCTGCCCGGCTCACCTGCTAACCAGGTTCCCTTGCAGCTGCCTGGAAGTGGCAGTtcctcccatgggagatgcaGAGCTTTTGgtggctgagggcagcagaCTCTGCTTCTGAAGTGCTTGGAAACAATGGGATTTTTCTGGAGGTCAGGCCAATGTGTGTAAAGCATCCAACACTGTCTTGCCTTTCTGAATCACCTGggttcctctgctctgtggctggGACTGGCCCTTTCACATGAAGGGTGTTTGCTGGTGTCTTTAGGTTATGCTCAAGGGCTACACTGCTACAGAaaccccagcagagcacagacctCCACAGATTGACCCTGTTCACCCATgggcagcagaaaacaaaggttCATCTCCTTGCCCCTGGAACTGTCTGGGATCAGAGGTGGGGTACTGGATGAAAAAGCAGTTCTGCTTGGGAGCACCCTTGGGGCTTGCTCCAGGGACTTGGAAACAAGATGaacttgaaaaaacaaacacacaaaccaaaGCAGTAAAGCAGGAATACAAACACTTCCAATCACCAGGGCGCACGTGCCTGGGACAGAACTGTGCATGATCCAAGTGAAGGAGCCAAATTTTAAACCTCAGCAACAGCCTGTGCTATGAGAAGAACCAGGGATCCTGGGAGAAACTGAACAGCCAGCAATGCTCAGTGaaaagcacttgaaaaaaattccctgagaAGTGCAGGAAAAGGCCTCTTTTTTGATAGACTAAAAGCCCAAACCAGAGCCTGAATTTCCAGTGTGATACTAAAAGGAATTTCACAGGGAGCAAGGATAAGCTGAAGTCCTGGGTAAGACCTGGGCTAGAGCCTACCAGAGTTTCTGGGAAGGGAGGCTGGAGTTGTGCCATGAAACCTAAGCTACACTCCCTGCCCCCTTTCAAGGGAGATGCAGAATTATCCAGGGATTCtctctttattaaaaagaaaaaacgtTTTCTTTGTTTCAATGCCAAAaagttatataaaaataattcatggCCAGATTAATGACAGAGAGTAAGTCATTAGAAATCAAAAATGAGATAATTCTGTTGTAGACATGAGTGATGgtgagaaataaattatatttggcTGACATTACTTAATTAGCTGGAATCATGGCGctttcttaaattttctttggtGTAGCTTTTAAGGTTTTGACACATCAATTCCCAGCTAAATAACCTCAATGTCAAAGCAACCTCTTGCATCTTCTCTGCCAAGCCATTTTTGgagcaaattatttcaaaacttCATCCCTTCGTTCAGGATTTTGGTGGCTACCAGCACATGTCCTGTAATTTCTGGCAAAAGGTCAATATCCAGATTCTTCCTGAGGATAGCTGGTACCAATATTCTCCCTACCAGTCCCTGGTGGGGTGGGGAGAAGATCAAGGAAGAAAAACGGTGATGCTTTCACTGCGGAGAGCAGCCCAGATAGCCAGGAACCCCtagcactgctgcagtgctgctcatCAAGCATCTCAGAGGACTCATGAGCATGAATTAAGCCTCACATTTAGAGCTGACTGTATAAATAGTTGCAAATAACATTCCTGGAGGACAACGCTCTCCAGTTCTTAAGCAAATTGTTGCAGGGAGAGTGGCTGATTCTTGCAATCCTATCTGTAAGACCCTTCTCAGGGGGAAAAAGTAAACTGCAGAAGCAGAAGTCAAGGTCTGAAAGTCCTGCAGGACCGAATCAGGTCTGCTGGAAAAtaagggaaagcagcaggaggaaaagagagcaaGCAGCTTGGTGAGAAGAGCTCAGAGACAGTGAGAGCAGCCAGCCTACGAAGTGTTTGGGACCACCTGCTGTCACAGTGAATTAGGCTGTAGGACCCTGCAACAATCAggtgttttaaagaaattaattttaatctgtAAATAAAGGAGTGGGGGGAATCCTGATTCACAGGAAGGTCTGAGGACATGCAATGGCCACATGGTATTACCCCAGCTGAAGGTACCAGCTCTAACATTTGACACAGAAATTCCCCTCTCTAATAAAAAAGCCATTTAACAAGGTGCTGAACAATTGCCTTGCACAGAAATGTTTGAATGATTTATAACCAATTAGTCACTATTACTACCTTTCTAAATATATGCATTAGGAAAAGTTTTAATACCATGATTCTTAACCATGGAGAGAAATTGAAGAATAATAGTTTAGCTTCAAATAAAGCAATTTACAGACAGATTTAGTGGCTAGGTAACATTTttgaaggggagaaaaaaaaccccaaaaactgcaATGCCCTGGTTGTTGGGGATCTgggactgccagcagcacaaactCCCAGACATTTGAACACCGGGCACAAGGAAAATACACATACACAATAAAGATACCGTCCTGAAAACAGGCCCCAGTAAAAACCTCAAGCTTCAAGGTGCTTTCAAATGAATAATTTTGGCCCAAAGCTCAGTAAATGTGGTTCTACCTGTGAAATCTTCCAACTTTTTCAATGTCTTTGTTAGCATGGATTCAACTCCAAGACTTACCAGCACGTCTTGCCCTCACAGATCCTCCCCAGATCTTTCCCTAGTGCTCACACGCTCTCCAGATTATGCTTTGTCATTTCACCCTTCCCTCACCTTCCTCAGGGAGGTCTCAACGCTCTCTGAGTGCCACGCAGGGAtgttcctggcagcagcctgtACCCCTTCAGGTGgattcctccctgctctgtgtaTTCTCATCCCCGCAAGGTGATGATGCCATCAGCCACCATCCGGGATGCTGCCATCAGCCCAAGCATCACCCTAGAAATGCCACATTCACTTGCACAACCCAGGGACCTGTTTGATTTCTATGTTAAAGAAATTGCTTCTCACCTTTCTTGTGTCAACCTGGAGATAAAGTAAATCCACCTTGGCTATCACCATGCTTAGCAGCAGTGTTACAACAGTCTCACCTACCTCTTCATCAATCCATTCGCCTTCAGGAACTTCCTCCTTCAGCTGAGGTTCCAGATCTGCAAGAAGACCCTTCAGCCCATCTTCTTCAGAGCAAACCCTTCTCTGTATCCAGGCCCCCATGAACCACAGCCATCCTTGTCCTTGTCTTCTGGATGCTCTTGCCAAAACAGCCCCTGAGAATGGTCCCCAAACCAAACTGGGGAATGAATCCACAACACCCACAAGCCCAGGTACAACTGGGAATAGTTCTCAGGGATATACAGAGGACAGGGCAGATGCTGAACCCCACAAGGACTCCAGGaatccccttccctttcctctgcagcaccaACCTACCTGTGAAGGAGAAGCACCCACAAGCTTTCCAACCCAGAACTGAGCAGCTCACATAACATACAGAAATGAGGGACAGGGGTCCACGAGCTGCTGTAAAATCAGGAGGAGCTCAGAGCCAGGCTGCCTCCAGGACTGACATCTGCTGGGGCATTCACACCTGGTTTGGAATGAAATCAAGGGGAGGTGAGAATGAGGTAAGGAACAGCTCAGCTCCATCAAGCTGAGGtcatccagctgtgctgcttgaaAGCTACATGGGAATGTTAAAGTAAAAtctacatattttaaaaatgagacacCTATAGAGTTTAAGCATTGCCAGAGTTTGGGAACAGCTAATTACAGCCCTGACCAGCTGGAGGTTTCCAGGTTAAATTCTTCCTAAATGGCTAAATTAAATCTTGTGCTCTGTTCTGACTCCTTCTCTAGAAGGTCTCTGAAAAATGGACAATCTGAAAGAGTACCATCAATTACTCTGCACCAGATGCAAggcttgcaaagaaaaatgaaattatttaaattcatttttagtGGCATTTGGTACATTATATAAATCTAATTCTTCAGGGGCTGCATTGTATAGCACTGGCCTGGGACTCCTCTGAATTTCGTGGTAATGAAGTTTTATGCCGAAAAATGCTGAGGCATTGCATTGCTCAGCAACAGCAACCACTGGCCCCAGAGGCTGGATCAGCATCACTACAGTAGGAGTAAAGCTTTGGAAAAGCGACTTGGCACTGGGGAGGTTCTCCACTGCAGCAGTGAAGGAGCATCTCTGAGCCCATCAGTGTCGCAGCCCTCGGAGGGCAGTCCCCGAGCcggtgctgggggcagctgtgtccagcagggcagcccagccccacacccctggctggcagcccccagaccccccccgtgccccaggacagcccagccccacagccctggctgggcagccccCGGACCCCCCCCCATGCCCcaggacagcccagccccacagccctggctgggcagccccCGGACCCCCACGTACCCCAggacagccccacagccctggctgggcagccccCGGACCCCCACGTACCCCAggacagccccacagccctggctgggcagcccccagagcccccacgtgccccaggacagccctggccaggctcgCGTCCCTCGGCCTGGCTCAAGCCTGGCTCCTGGGCTTTGCCCTGGGCACCCTGGCATGGACAGCACATCCAGCCCTCCCGAATGAACACAGCTGTGCCTGTCGCTTCGGAAAATAgagtttttatttgttcataCAAATAGTATGAATTAtcagaatttcattttcctaGAAACATCTTTCTCTgtgtaaaattaatttgtgttgTACATACCACAAAATACTCCATATActttttttagattttcttttttgtggctttttttgtttgttttcctttctattttgttcttttttttttttttttttttacaaattggCTACTAGACTATAGAACCATGTTACAGACAACACATCACTAATAGCAATACTGCATTTCTGAATACAGGACTGAATGAAACTCAGCCATAAATTAAAGTtacaatgtgaaaaaaaagaactcaACCAAACTTCTAATCACACCTCCaagcttaatttaaaaaaaaaaaataaggggggtatttttaaaaaatgcactgaTTCCAATATTAGCAACCAGATGAACACCACAGAGAATTCACCTTCATTGTCATATTTGTTAGGTAAGGCTTTTTTACAATAAAAGTCTAGTGCAGACTTCATTATGAAGGATATTGAGACAATTTGCTAATGGTTAGAAGAGTTATTCCTCACTCTCTGTATTTCCACTCTCCAACGAGTTTGCTCCACAGGAGTTCTTCACAGCGGGGCTTGATTAAGCCCACactctgctgtgcagctgaggaaggcaTTGGGATAGTAAAAACTTGTTTCCAGGAAAGCAAGGAAGACTTGCAAGGGGATGCGAAACTCTTCAGGCATCGAGCAGCCGGCACAGACCCTGGAGGGAAGCGCCTGGAAAGGAGCCCATGCCaacacacagctcctggaggcTGCACCAGTGAAACACTGGGGGATGGCACGGCCACGGTTGGGAGCTCACCCAGGGGCCAAGTGGAGAGGTCAAACTTCTTTCCATGCCTTGCATAAGCTGCTAGAAGGAAGACTGAGGCTTTGAGAACCAAAAATCTCTTGTTATTCTGCCAGGAATATTTTCTTAGTGCCTGCGGCTCCTTCCCCTCAGTCACCCAACAGTGGCAGGGTCTGGGATAAAGCAGACATATTCCTGCACTCATCAcctgtcctggcagcaggaaacagAGCCAGGGACTTGGCTGGAGTTGAAGCCAAATCCCTCAAAAGTGCATAGATccacccagctgctcagggatttTGCAGGACAGAGGGAAAGCAGGGGCTGTcagcctgcacagcccagcaggtcCCTCATCCCGCCTGAACCCTCTGAAGTCAGACTGCACTGGCCCAAAGTGTCATTTCTTCATTAGAAATGGCTCAGGGCAAGAAGGAGAACTTCCCTGTTTGTGGGAAGATGTGTTTGGAGGCAAACCCCAAGGAGGGATTTGggtcctgctcacagcagctttGTAGGCAGCTCAGCCTGATGAGGTTATGCTTAAATCTCCCTTTCCTTGAGGTCACCCACATGCACTCCACCTCAAGTGTGAACCCACACACGAGGGTGCGAGTCCCTAAATCCCTCTGGAAGTGTGACACTGCTGAGCAGGCCAAAAGCCCTCAGGTTTAAACAGAGCTCTGAAAGGCAGCtccctggcacctgcagcagaCCCAGAGCCAAGCCTGCTctttgctgtgtctgctgcagcaggacagacccagacagagcagcccaggctctgaGGAACACTTTCCTCACCcaacagccacagcagagaGATGGAAGGGGCAGGCAAGAATGAGGAGGCtgcaaaagtaaaacaaacatttgGGAAGCACCACTGAATGGGCCCcaccacagcagggcacagctaCAACGGGCAGCTCTGAGGGGGAGCTACGGGTGACGATTGAGAGGTGCAGGGCATGGATTTCTAAAGGCAATGCATATGAAATTAGATGTTCTCCCCAGTGGTGCTTCTGTTGCTCCAGTTTCGCTCACACTGCCCCTGAAGTGCTCCCACGGCAATACCAGGAGGTGCTCGGTGCAGTGCCTCgttgcagggctgcaggtgaggtgcggggagctctgctgcccaaaGACATCAGAGCTCTCTTTCTGGTAAACATTCAATGAGAAAATCATTTCTGCTGCCACCTTGCTCTGAAGGCGTTCCAGTCAAGCTGGCAGAACCTCTGGCAGCAATGAGAAGGCATCGGACACAGAGTGCTCATCAGGACTGCCTGAGCTCAGGAAACACTGGCAGAGCTCTCAGGACAGCCCGCCTAACCTGTCCTGGAGTGCCACTGCAAGTGCATACACCCGAGGAGAAGGATTTCATTCAGGTTAATGGTTGCATGTTTGGAGcctcctgtcctgcctggctgctcagcCAGGGCACCCAGGGACTGCCAGGAACACCCCAAGCCCAGCGTGCCCAGATTCCCAGTGCCCAGATTCCCCCCTGCCTTCCTACGGATTCACCCTTGTTGGTAAAGCAGCACTACTCCCTGGCTCTAAGCAAACAGTGCTCCTTGGGAGAGACCACAGATAGGGTGCTGGAGCAAAAACTGATGGGAATTAAGAGGGCTAAGGGAGACGTTCCCCAGCCTCACAtactgggaggtgctggggtggCCGTGGGGCTGGAGGTAACAGTGCCTGTGCCATGTCCTGGGACACGCTCCGTGCTGGGCACGATGCCAGGCACACACCTGAGGTTTTCCCAGTGGTTCTGCTGGTGTCTTTGGTGGGTGGAGagtgctgcaggcactgccatctcccagcagtgcctggtgtGCATGGGTGCTCCTGGAGCGACACTTTCTGCAAGTCACTCTGACCAGCACCACACATGTCACACAGACACGGCATTTTGCATTTGTCCTGCAGTAAAGACTTTAAATGCATAGAGGGATTGTGGGAAAGAACCTCCTGGacaaaaagcaggaaggaaaactgtACTGAGGAGAGCTCTGTCCATGCAACAagctctgcagcttctgtgcTGGAGAAAGAGCACATTGCCCTCCTGGCAATCCTGAGCAGGGGCCCTTGGCTTGGGGTTCCCAGGCTTACAGCCACTGGGAAaacatgctgctgctcagcagaggtATGTGGGGTGCAGAGACGCCCAGCCTTCctcccacccagcccagagAAACACCCCCAGGGCCATGGGACTGGCCAGAAAATTGTGGGATGAGGGAGCACAACAGCGGAGCAGAGACTGGGACACTGGAATAGGGAAAGCAAGCGTTTATAAAGGCCAGATACCCGTAACAAAAATAAACTTgtgctttccctccctcccttcttttgatttttaaatacaaattttgttTAGGAAAAGTGGAAGCACTGTCTGttacaaaccaaaccaaagagaaagaagaagggcaaaaaaacaaggaaaggagAGACATTAGAATCAAACACCGTGGAATGTTAAACAGGTTACAGGCTACCGTTCTAGCCAGTGTGGTTAGGCAGCTTAGTGAATTAATTGCttaggaattaaaaataaattattataaaatagatttctgtacattttacatacatatatatctcTTTATATAAGCAAACCGTGCTGGGCAAGTAATAGCAGGGGGCTTTCCCATGCCAGGCTCAGTCCCAGCCGAAGTCCTGCCCTGTCATCTGGTAGAACTTCATGTTGAAGGGCCGGTAGAAgtccctcagcctctgcaccACCTCCTGGTCGATGTCAGGGTGGGTCCTGCCTTTTGTCTTCCCCAGGCAGTGGGGTTtgctgctgccctctgcctTCTTCAGGCACGGGAAGCCCTTGGTTTTGTTGAAGTAGAAGTGTTTGTCCGTGATGATCCTCTTGAGGCCCAGAAAGTCCTGgaccctgcccagctcccctgcagGATCGCTGATGAGCCTCTCCCCGCTGACAAAGAGGATCTGCCCGATGGGGAAGTGCAGCAGCCAGTTCTCCAGGTGCTTGGCGTAGATGCCAATCTGGATGGCGCTCCACGAGGTGTCGATCAGGCCCGTAGTCCTGTTTTTGAAGGTCAGGCTCTCAAAGGTGGGGATGTCAGGCTTCTTGGAGAGCGTCTGGGTGTAGTCCGAGATGGCTCTGGTCACGGGGTCCCGCACCACCACGATCAGCTTGGTGCCCCTGGACATGGAGGAGATGCGGGCGGGGGCCTC
This window of the Motacilla alba alba isolate MOTALB_02 chromosome 18, Motacilla_alba_V1.0_pri, whole genome shotgun sequence genome carries:
- the HS3ST3B1 gene encoding heparan sulfate glucosamine 3-O-sulfotransferase 3B1 encodes the protein MGQRLNRCLDVPVALPPLRRRLLLLFIMLFLWLYMFYSCAGSCAGLTTRGSPSPPRAAPPLSPLLPGEPGEESSLEEQRAAPDAGSPISSFFNGSGTKRLPQAIIIGVKKGGTRALLEFLRVHPDVRAVGAEPHFFDRNYERGLAWYRELMPRTLEGQITMEKTPSYFVTKEAPARISSMSRGTKLIVVVRDPVTRAISDYTQTLSKKPDIPTFESLTFKNRTTGLIDTSWSAIQIGIYAKHLENWLLHFPIGQILFVSGERLISDPAGELGRVQDFLGLKRIITDKHFYFNKTKGFPCLKKAEGSSKPHCLGKTKGRTHPDIDQEVVQRLRDFYRPFNMKFYQMTGQDFGWD